AGTGGTGCTTTGTGATATAAAGCCTCTGTTAATGCTCAAAACATTACTTtcgtcccattttacagataaggaaacagatCATTTGCCCCATAATAAGTAATTAGCAGAGCTGGTATTTGAAACCAGTTAGTTGAGTCTGGAGTTCAGATTTTAATGGGAAGGTTCAACACCCCCCCTCCCTTCgccaacacacacacagtaccCAAAGCACTTCTCAGTCTGCATACCTATGGGTATTACTCTGCAGCACTAGGGCGAGACAGCTCTCATCTCCAGACTTGCCTATATATTGCTGACCCTCCAAGGCACAGACAGGGAAATTAAGTCTCAGAAAGGGGTAGGGCTAGCCCTGAAGGCCCTTACTAGGCATTTGCCTCCTACTACAGAGCTGCCCCCATCGGAATTTCTGCAAGTGGCTGAAGCCACCTGGCTGGTGATGAATGTATCGTCGCACAGTGGTGCAGCAGTGCAGGCTGCTGGGGTCACTAAAATTGCTCGCTCAGTCATCACGCCACTGGCCGAGCACCATGTATCTGTGCTGATGCTATCCACTTACCAGACAGACTTCATCCTGGTAAGTTTCCCATAGGTATAGGCACAAGGCAGCATGGGCATGGGTGCCTGGGGGCATGTGATGTGCCATATGCCTATGGCCCAGGTGCGGGAGCAGGACCTGTCTGTGGTGATCCACACTCTGGCCCAGGAGTTCGACATTTACCGTGAAGTGGGTGGGGAGCCTGTACCTGTTGCCAGGGATGATTCCAGCAACGGCTTTCCTCGTGCCCAGCATGGTGAGGTCTGCCTCTTGACACCTAAACTTTCCAGTGGGGCTCTTCCCTTATGCTGGTGGGTCTGGGGGCATGGGAAAACCAGCAAACGCTAACTGCCTCTTGAGCTGGGAGGAAGAGTGGGAGGTCCCAGGCTGGTTCCTGGAGTTTGAAGTAAGCCGGCCTGGGGTTATTCCCAGACTGACCATCAGGGGTCGCCCCAGCCCGTGAATGCCTTTTCATCTGGCGCCCTGTCCACCTCAAGCAGGGCCCAGCCCCACAGTGCATCCCATTCAGAGTCCACAGAACCGCTTCTGTGTTCTCACACTGGACCCTGAGACACTGCCAGCCATCGCCACCACCCTCATTGATGTCCTCTTCTACTCTCACAGGTGGGTTGTGTGTACATTTGGTCTTTGTCCTCACACCACTGTTTCCTTCACTCTGACTCACCTTTGTCCTATCTGCTTTGTCTGCACCCTGTTCCCTTGCTGTGTCTTGGGGTTCCTGGAAGCCCATGGTTTCTGCATGCCCTTCACTGATATTCAGGGAAGGTCTTAACCTCAAAGTTAGAGCCTTCTCCTGTGGTCAGCAGAGCCACTCTCATCATTCCCTGGTCAGATCCTCTACCTCTGGGGTCTTTCATCTTCATCATGGACAAGGCTTATTGTCCTACCCCATCCCCACCAGCACCTCCCAGTAGAGATTGACTGTAAGTAGATAGAGTGGGCTGGGTGTTTGGCAGAAACCCTGACCCTGCTGTCCCTCCCTAGTGCCCCCAAGGAAGTGGCCCCAGGCAGTCCTGAGCCCAGCTCCATCCAATTCTTCGCCTTCTCCCTCATTGAGGGCTACATCTCTATCGTCATGGATGCTGAGACACAAAAAAAGTATGATTCCTGATTCTAGGTGGGCAACAGACCCTATGCTagcctggggagggagaaggcaGGGCACCAGACTTTTTGAGGTCTGCATGCACACCTGCCCTAGGGACTCACAGTGGGATAGGGACAGATGGGGGTGCCCTGCCTATCACCCACATGCCTCCCCAGATTCCCCAGTGACCTCCTGCTGACCAGTTCCTCAGGCGAGATGTGGAGGATGGTGCGCATTGGTGGACAGCCCCTAGGCTTCGGTGAGGCCACTCCCTGTGTTGGGGGGTAGGGAAGGCCTATGGTGTAACCACAGTGGCCAGTGTAAGCCTTGTGTGTTCCTCCTTATCCCTTAGATGAATGTGGGATTGTGGCCCAGATTGCGGGTCCCCTGGCTGCTGCTGACATCTCTGCATACTACATCAGCACTTTCAATTTTGACCATGCCCTGGTGAGTACCATGAGTTGGGGCAGGGGATCctggagggaaactgaggcccagaatgGAGGGGCCATAAGGAAATCCCAACTGGGCCAGGCAGGACATCTGGGCATTCCTGATTGGATTCAGTCCTGGCCCTCCTTCCTGATCATTTGTCCCCAGGTGCCTGAGGATGGTATCAACAGTGTCATCGCAGTCCTCCAGCGAAGGCCAGAGAGCCTGGCCTCCTAAGGCCTGTAGGGATCAGGGCAGAATCCCAGATATTCTGGGTTTCTAGAGACTTCTCTAAGCTATTTCCTCAAGCTCTGGGATGATTTCCCCTGTTCCTGGCGGGGGAACCCTCATTCCACTCTCTGTATATAAGCTGTGTGCTGGCACCGGCTCTCGTGGACACGTGTACACGCACAGGTGGAATGGGCAGGTGCTAGCCCGACCGTGTGTCTACCCATGCGGGGAACATGGTGCTCTGGGGCTTAAGCCCCCAACCCATCATTCCCTGTAGTGGCCTCAGCATTTGCACAGTCCCTGCCTGAGGCCTGAGCCATCCCCCTCACCTCCCCTGAGGGCCAGCTGCCCCCACTGGGCAGGGTCCCATGTCTGGCTGGATCGCCTCCAGTCAGGCAAAATCTTGACAGTGCCTCCCCCCTCCTGGGGCTTCCAAGAAAAGTGTTTTTTTACTTCtgtttcactctctttctctcttttttaaaaaatcatctgttAATAAAAGACTTTATATTGACTAGACTGGGCTGTGGTCCATGGGGCTTATCTAGGGCTTACTCTCAGCCAGGGCAGTCCCCAGGCCTTGTTCTCTCCCTGTGTAGCTGTTGAGAATTGGGCTCACCTCACCTCGCTTGCTGCTCATGATAGTTACCTGAGCAGAACGTGAAACATCACCATGTTCCAGATGAGGAACCGAAGCTTTGAGAAGTTCACAAGTGATAGGACTCAGTGAAGGTCACATGACTCCCACCCAAGGCTGTCTGCCTTGGAAGTCTGGGCTCTTTTTCATTCCTTGCTGCTTCTGTTCCCACAGAGTTCCTGGCCTCATGTCCATCAGGGGGGTCTGAACATGGGCAGAGACTTCTGGATCCTTCTGTCTGGGCATCCCCCAAGCCATCTGGGTACAAGTGGGCTGGTATGAAACCCATAGAGGAGGGCCCCAAAGCCCCTTTCTTCCAGATTGTGGCTTGCTTGCTTTTGGGCCTCACCTGAGTTCTGATGGTCCCTCTTGTTGGTGGAGAGGTGAGGTCAGTTCTCACCACCAGGGCTTTTTTAGAGCAGTGGAGGCAGGGTCCCTGCATGCTGGGAGGTCCCTCTGAGGCTTGGGAGTACGGAACAGGTGAGCCCACCTAGAGCCTGCTCGGTCATCAAGGGCTGCACGCCTGGGCACATCTGGGCCTGGATTTCCTGCCGTAGGGCCCGCCTTCCCACTCTGCAAGGCCAGGACTCTGCTGTAGTCCACTTGAGCCCCCCCCCACCAGATGCACCCAAGAGGTTATCAGGTGCCTTCAGCCTAGACCCGCCCATGTTAGGAAGGGAAGAAGGGTGTGACTTCTCTGTATTTGGAGGTCGTGGTGGCTCCCCAGAAAAGCCAGAACAGGGACAAGTCCTCTGGCAGTATGCCCGTCCTCCCTCTGGGAACCCCAAGGCTTGGGACTCAGGGTGCAGATCAGGCTAGCCGAGAGCACAGTCCCGGCCCGGTGAGTGAGTGGTGGGGACCTGGCCAGCCCCTTCCCTAAGCCTCAGTTTTTCATCCTCTGCCTCCCGATGCATAGAAATGTGGGGAGCAGCTCCTTCAGGAAACCTGGGAAGggaggatttcttttctttttttttttttttaagtttctctgtGGTAGGGGTAGGATGGTGAAGTCTTGCTTATTTCCTCTGGAGAGCTGGTGTAGACACTGGCTTGGGAGGTGTCCTGGACCGGAGGCAGAGCCTTCAGAATCAAGATTCTTGGGGCTACTTGTGTGCCTACAGAGTTCCTGGCCTAAAGTCCAGTGTCGGGGTCTGACCATCTGTCTCTCTGCCTGTGAGTCACTGTCTGGTTGAGTGTTTCTCACTGTGGCTCTCTAAGGACATCAAGGTCTTGACAAGTCCCTTTAACTAGGTCCCAACATGGCCTTAACTAGTTTGGGGGACTGATCTGGGTAAGGGCTACTGGCAAGGCCCAGGAGGCTGGTCTGACATGGACCCAGGCCTAGTTGTCAGCATATCCACCTGTGTCTCTGCTACATATCTGAGTGTGTCCATGAGGAGGGTTTTTAGTTCTGAGGGTAATAGAGTCCTTGGGGGGTCACAGGGCTAGACCTCAGCCTCTAGCAAGTCACAGAGATCTGCTCTTGGAATGTTAAGGAGATTCTGACCCATCTGGGGTCAGGCACAAGGTTTCCCAGGAACAGGGGAGTGCCTTTCAGGGAGGTGACCCTGGACCTCACACCAGGCTGAGCCTTGAGTTCTCCAATATTGAGGCGAGGGATCAGGCAGCCACCTCCCTGTCTCACCCAGGCCCCCAGGGTGTCCTATGGCAAAGGAAGCTAGTGTGGTCAGCCTGGGCCTGGGATTGGGCTCAGCTTAGATCATTCATAACCAGAATTGGGGATACTTGCTGGGTCACAGCCCACATCCTTGACTTCCCAGCCCTGTGAACCCCCGACTACCTGTCCACATCACAGACAGTGAAACTTAGTGTACATGACCTGCCCACTGTCCCTCAGGTAATACTAAGTTGTTCTCGGGCTTCTGGTGGCCCTCCCAGGGTCCAGCTTTTGCTGGGAGGATGTGGGCCTGGGCGGGGGAGGACGTAGATGAGGAAACTTCAGGCGGGGAGAGGCAGTGGCCCATTTCTACCCTTTCTGATCTTCCTGCCCATACAGAGGAAGTGACCTCTCAAGCCTTCCTCAAAGATACGGGAGAGGAAATTTGGGGTTTAAAGACCTCATCTCCATCCCTGCCAGGAAGAGCAACCTGGTCTTGTGCAGGCCAAGTTAGTCCACACATGGCTTCTTGGTCCTCTGTAGAGATGGAATAAGAAACTTTGATGTCCTTCTTGCCCCTTGGGAAGGGCCTGAGCTGGAGGTAGATGGAAGGGGCCAGAGGGGAGGTGGTGAGGGTCTGCAGCTGGTTGACTGTAAGGGGATGAGGAGGACTCTTCTGTCATTTACCTGTGTGTGTATAGGGGAGGTGCactattaatttatgtatatattcaatGTAGGTTTttgtcatctccattttacacagGTGGaaaggaagcacagagaggtaaAGTGACTTTCCCCAAATCACAGCTGGTCATGGCAGAACCAGAATTCCAAAAGAAGGTTAAATGTGCCCACAGGAGCCTGGGGAGTTTCCCTGGGGGAAAAGGCACTTTAGCTGAACCCTGAGGAATGGGGAAGGTTTTGCAAGATTCTTGCAATCCCTGCTGTCTGCGTTGGTGGCCTGGTGTCTGCTGCTGGTGGCAACGGATGCGTGGGCAGGCACGCGAGGCCtggccctggctcctccctgACCCTGGGCTAGGCAGGGTGGGTGTGTTGGGCAATGGCTGCGGTTTGAGTCTCACTTTCCCAAGCAGCCCCTGGTGCTGGGGCTCTAGAACCAACATTGCCTCTTGTGGGGGTACCCAGGGTTCCTTCCCAGGAGGTTAATGTAGGCCATGGATGTGGGTACTACGTGGGCATGCACGTGTGGTGCACGGGTATGCATGTGCTGCCTGGGTTtatgctctgtgtgtgtgcacagatgAGTCCATTTGGGAAGGAAAGTGTGagggtatgtgtgtatatgtgtgtaaagTAGCCTACACCTGGGTTGAAGGGACAGTGTGTCCTGGCACGGCCGTTATTTGGACCTCTGGGGTGAGCATCTGGATATCCATGTCTGTTTATGTGGGGATGTCAGCTGTGGGCCTGGCTCCGTCCCTGCCTatgcacctgtgtgtgtgtgtgtgtgtgtgtgtgtgtgtgtgtgtgtgtgtgacatgtgAGCATGGAAGTTCTGTGTTACTGTGTATTTTTGCATGTTGTGAGCAGGTGTGTTGCACATGTTGACATCTTTCATGTTCACGTGTTCACATATGTGCCCGAATGTATCCCACATCTCCTGCTTCTGCCTGATCGGTAGATGGGTTTGCTGCTCCACCTGCCACCTCCCTAGTGCTGGCTCCAGTGGCCGGCTGTCAGAAGGACAACTCTCCTGTGCTCACTAGAACAATTGCTATGCCTCTGTCCTACCCCATATCCTCCGCCTTCTGCCCTCCtcccttcagcctcagcctctctagtttCCCATCTACCTCTCCACACACTCTTCTGCCTCCCGTCCTGCCTGCAGCCCCTGCCTTCCTCTCCAGGTCCCTGCCCTGACCCCGTGAGACACACCCCTGTCTCTCAGGCCCCATGCTCCTCCCATACTGGGGACCCCACACTTTCTAGAGCCCCAATTCAGTCAGTTGTCCTCATCTTTGTTGCTGCCCCTGGCTTCCTGCTGGCCTCAGTCTCCCTTTCATTTGGCTGCACAGGCATGTGCATGTCCCTTCCCTCTGCCATCACAGCCCCCTGCTCAGGAAGTCGCCTTCAAGACCTCCCTGCTTGGCCTGCCGAtttcccccaccctgcccctccaGTGCTCACCCTACACTTGTTCTCCCTTAGAGCTGAGAGACTTcagggcactgtggtgcacatctataaacccagcagcttgagaggctgaggcaggaggattgcaagttcaaagccaacgtcagcaatttagtgaggccctgtgcaACTTGGTTGGctcctgtctcacaataaaatataaaaagggctggagatgtggctcagtggtgaagcatccctgggttcaattcttggtacaaaaaaaaaaaaatgagactcctCTCCAGGCTACCATAAGGCCCTCCCCTTCACTGGCCTCTGAAATTTAAGTTAGCCTTTTCTAAGTCTACAGAGAGCCCTTGGGCCAGAGGTCACTAGGTAGCCCAGCAAGAAAGGCCTTggggtgctgtgtgtgtgtgtgtgtgtgtgtgtgtcagtgtcagagagagagagagagagagagagagagagagagagagagacagagagagagagacagagagacagagaaatagagttaggaatggaactcagggccttgctaggcaagtgctttaccattgagctacaccgcagccctttttattttaatttgaaacagggtctcaactAAGTTGCCCcacctggcctcaaacttataatcttcctgcctctgcttctcaatttcctggaattataggcatgcaccacagcacctggtaTTAActtttttgaggttcatccacattgtagcaTATGCCAGTACATCATTCCTCTTCATGGACAAATAAGATTCCATTGTATGGCTTGACTACATTTTGcttattatgttttaatttttttttatccaagaattgaacccaagggcactgaaccactgagccacatacccagtcctttttattttttattttgagacagggtctcgctaaattgtaaattgctgaggcttcctttgaacttgcaatcctcctgctttagcttccaagccactgggatttcaggcatgtgccaccatgcccagcttcattgtcttttgaaggacatttgggttgtCTCCACCTTTCTGCTTCTAAGCTCTGCCTTCTAGACTGGGGAGGTGCCCAGCATTTGAGTAATGCCATATTGTACCATCTTCTTTCCAGGAACATTTAATGGACAGGGTGAACTGTCCCCAGCTGATCATACTCCATCACCCATTGAATGGCCACTAGTAGGTCATTGGATACAGCAAGCCTTGATGACCTTGTCTCCCCTCCCCccataggttttttttcttttcattgtctcAAGAattcttagccaggtgtggtggctaaAATATGCTAAGATTATAGgcagcatatgcctataatcccagtgaattgggaggctgaagcaggaagatcacaagttcaaggccagcctcagcaattaaccaacaccctaagcaatttagtgagaccctgtctcaaaaaatgaaaaggtctagggatgtaatgtggctcagcagttaagcacccttgggtttaatctctagtaccaaaagtaccccaaacaaaccgGAGGGTTTCCCCAGAATCTCCCCAAGAACCAGGGGGAAGAAAGGTGACGCCACAGCACCTATTCCAAGCCGTTTTCTCTGGTCAATGATTGGCAGTCCAGTGAGTGAGTCCCACCTGTGTGTCCCAGCCCCTGGGATCTGGCCTTTTCCCACTGCCTTTCTCCAATTGCCTTCTCTGTGGAGCAAAGTTGTGACTCTTCTGTACTTAATGTGCCTGTGCAGCTGGCACCAAAAGGAGGCTCTGAGCCCATCCCACTTCCTTCTGCcttgccctcccccaccctgtgGCCATCCTCAATTTTGTGCAGGAAAAAGGACTCCCAGCTTCAAATGCCAGAAAACCAGCTCAGCCAGCAAAAAAGAGATCTGCTTCCTGTTGACATGCCATGGGATTGGACCTGCTTTGACAGGAGCCAGGGCTCAGGCTCTGCCTCCCTGTCTGTGCTGGCTCCATTCATTCCCTCTCAGCAGGAAGGTTGGCTTTCCATAGCTCCATAGTGGCCTAAAGGTGACATTTGGGTCAAAATCCTCAGCCATCAGAGGTGTGCTTCCTATGTCCAATGTCAAGCCCAAGGAAGGGTTCTGATTGGTCCTGCTAAGGACACACAGGGGCAGTGTAGACCTCTGTGATACTGTGAAGGCCAGCTGGACCCAAGCCCCCTCCTCTAGACTGGGGTGTGATGAGTGTCTGATGAATGGGTCTTCCCAGCTCTTGCACGTGCTGGGTATTGGTTCATATGTGAAGCGGGAGAAAtgctttgactttttcttttttggtttgttttccagGAAAGTGTTGCAATCTGCAGTGGGTGAAAAGGCACGTTTTGaattcgtttttgtttttttttttaagttatcatAAAGGAAAAAGTCAGCGTCTTTAAGATTGAGGCTGCCCAGAAATGGGATCACATGCTTTGTGTATGGGGAATGGCAGAAATAAGATTTCCTtgggaaagggaacagggagagCACATGAAGGATCTCCACCTGGCAGCAAGTGGCCCTGCAATTCTAGAAACCTGGCTGCAGGTGCACCAGATGTGGGACAGGGCTATATCTGGGTCCTAAAGATTGGGAGCCATAGATCACCTTTCCTGAGGCTTCTTCAGATGGCCACATCTGGATAGCCATGCATTCATCCCTTCACCAAGAATTTCTTGAGCACCTACTACATTCTGGGGCCCTTGCTGTACTCCCAAAAGGCAATGGAGAGCCACAACCACAGTGCCTACCTCTTAGAATTTATAGTCTCACTGTGAAGAAAATTCATAGTTGTAAATATATACACCACTGAAGAGTGCTACACATGGTACTCTGGGAGGGTCACAGGGATAGAGGAAGGTGGGGGAGGTTCCCTGAAGAGGCAAAACTTGTGTTGGACTTAAATGTTTATATGGCAATTCAGTAGGCAGAGTGTTTAGGAAATGGAAACAGCAtgtacaaaggccctgaggtccACTGAGGGACCAAGAAGGGTCATAGAAGATGGCAGGTGAGGGAGGTTCAAGCGAGGCTGGGGAGGTGGACAGAGCCTGGTGGCATGGGAAACCAGGGAAGTGTCTGCAGCAAGGGGATGCAAAAAGTCTGTGTTGTATAAGCCCCTCCCTGAGGACCACAAGGGTAGGAAAGCTCAGTGTGTATGAATGACCCATTCCCTCTGTCCAGCACTGTGAGCACTGGCTCCCCTTCTACCTCCTAAGATGGTCATGGGGATTCAACAACGTATCCCTTCATGTCCAGAAATACACATGTCTTGGTGTCAGGGGCATCCAAACATTGTAGGCAAGAAGGATGTTTCAGAATAAGTGTTTTATGTTATCCTGGTGAGAAAGGTCAGGGCATAGTTGGACTCCGTCATCCTCTTTAACGTTTAGAGTCGTTTTTATTTAACATGACAATTAAGATTTAATGCTGGTAAGGGACTCTGTGGGTTTGTGGGCCCTCTCTGGTCCTTTTGCCTATCCCTTCACCTCCCAAGATCTGAGAGGGCAGCAGGGGCGTCCCAGACTTGCCCTGAGAATTAATGGCAGGGCAGCACCTCGTCTCCTGCCACACAGTGAATGTGCTAATTGTCATCCCACTTCCTCTCAGCCAGGGGGTTCCCTGTGATGGGGCCTGGTCTGAGGAGTCATGAACATGACCAGTAAGAGGTCTTTTCTCCCCCGCCCCCTTTCTCCCTTTGTCTGTCTGGGTCTCTGTCTCTGTTGTACTTCCTGAAGAGGTGTTCCTGCCCTAGGAAGTGGGCGGGTCAGTTATCCAACTTTGGGGAGCCACTGGGCACAGGGGGCACATGATTTCCTGTACCTGTGGACTGTCTAGGTCCCAGAAGAACCTGGTGGCAGGTTGTGAGCTAAGGGATGCCCCAGGCTCAGGGTGACCTTGCTGACCTCCCAGTTGGTCCTTGTACACTCTGGGGTTTATGTAACCCTGCCTTTCCTAATCACCCTCAAAGTCACCCTGTGACATAAGCAAATGTACGCTTTTGTCTGTCCCAAAGTGTTCCAGACACCTGCTATGGGTCAGGGTCATCTTACTGAATGACACTGGACACTGACTACCCTAAGATGTAGCCTTTGCTAggaggttttaaaattttcagacgCAATTCATATATCATCAAATTTATGTAATTCAGTGTTTTTTAGTAGATTTAAGGTTGTGTAATCATCACCACTATCtaattctagaatatttttttttaccactttCTCCAAAAAACCACATGTCCTGTAGCTGTCATTTCCCATCCCTGGAGTCCCCACTCCCTAATCTACTTTTTGTCTCTAGATTTGCGTGTTCAGGACATTGTGTATAAGTGGCACCTTACAATATGTGGCCTTTtctgtctgacttctttcatttagtaatGTATTTTCAACGTTTATCTGTGTTACAGTAAGGTTAGTGTTTCATTTCAATTTGTAAACATCCCATTATATTATTGAGCAGGCCAAATTCTGTTTATCCATTTTCTACTGACAAGTATTTGGGTTGTTTGTGCTATTTGGTGATTGAAAATAATTGCTTCTGCcaattattttgtgtgtggatatgttttctgttttcattatttatttgagatgtatgttttcagttttcttgggTACAGATCTAAGTGGAATTGTTCCATCATATGATCTCTCTGTATTTAACCATTTGAGGAAATGCCAAACTTACATTCTCACCAGTAGTGTACAAGGCTTCCAATTTCTCCctattcttgccaacacttgttattgtctATCTTTGATTACGACCACCCTAGTGGGAGTGATATGATCTCTCAATATGGTTtggatttgtattttcctgatggTTAATGATTGAGCATCTTTCTTGTGCTTCTTGGccatttgaatattattttgtttgtttgtttgtttttggtactgggatttgaacctgaagtacttaacctctgagccacatccctagccctttttattttttattttgaggcagggtctctttttcttttgagacaaggctctatgttgcttagggccttggtaaattgatgaggttggcctcaaatttgtaatcttcctgtcGCAGCTTCCCAactttctgggattacaggcatgtgccaccatgcccagcctgaaTATCCttgttttgagaaatatttattcaactctccccacccctttttttgaagcacccaggggtgctgtgtcactgagccacatcctcagtttattttattttgagatagagtgtcagttaagttgcccagactggcctcgaacttgtgatccttctgcctcagcctcccggtaGCAGGAACTACAGGTGTGCATTACTGGGCCCAGCTTTCTTTGCTTACTattatattattactattattattattattattgggatTAAAACCaggagtattctaccactgagttaccttctgagtctttttttttttttaaatagggcttcactaagttgctgaggctggccttgaacttgccttcctcctacctcagcctgatgagtctctgggatttcagacatgtgccattgcacctggctcctttgttcatttttaaattggattgtttTATGTCACTATGTTTATTAAGGGGAAACTGAAGCTGAAAAAGAGAGCATGACTGGACCAGGAACACTGGGCTCTGGAGCAGATTGAGGCCGGAACTTGAGTTGTTCTCCATCTCTGATTTGGCAGGTGGGGGGGCCACCTTCTTTCTACCCACTGGAGCACCCCATCTCCCATCCCCAGTTTTGATCTGCTTCCCCCAGGCCTTGGCAGGTCCGATTCTTGCATTTGAAGGGGCAGGGCCCCCACAGCCTGAGGGTGAGCCGGAAAGGCTGGGAAACAGCCATTCTGAGGAACCAAGCctgtcctctcttcctctccaaaTCACGCGGACCTGCCTGACGTGGCCCAGGAAGAGGGGacagccctgggccctgtggtTGGGGATCCTATTTATACTGGCTGGGCCATGTTGCAAGCTTTTCCTGCTGGCGAGAGGGACGTCACTGGGCACTGACCTCACCAGAAACGCTGACGCACCTTCCCTCACGCTTCACTTGAATGGTCCTGAGGCCAGGCTTCCCTACCTTCTGGCCATTCCCTGTCCTCCTATATCACCTAGTGCTGAACCCTCAGCCAGTGTCCCCACTCCTGAAGCCTTCCCACAGTGCCTCCTCTTGCAAGATGTTATGGGCTGAATCATGGCTTGCCTGAATTCATGTGTCTAAAATCCTCATTCACATGATCTCAGAATGCGACTATATTTAGACATAAAGCTTTTGAAGAGGTAATTGAGGTAAAATGAGGCCATTGGTGGGCTCTACACTGATATGACTGGTGTTTTTATAAAAGAGGAGATTAGGACACCAACAACACAGACCAATAGGTGACCAGGTAAGAAGACAAGAAGacagagccaggtatggtggcacacatgtgtaatcccagcaatttgggaggccgaggcaggaggattgtaagttcgaggtcagcctcagcaatttagaccctgtctcaaaaaagtaaaaaagggctggggatgtggaccagtggtaaatcacctctgagttcaatcccagtacagaaaaagagagagagagagagagagagaggagggggggagggagggagggagggagggagggagggaggaaatgaccatctacaagccaaggagagagaccCAAGAAGGAACAAACCTACTGTCACCTTGAGTTcagatttctagcctccagagctgAGCTGTGAgctaataaatttctgttgtctaaGCCACCTTGCCTGTAACAGAGTTGGCTCTCTGTATCGGGAGGTTCCACATCATTAGATTCAACTACCTGCAGATGGCAATGTGGTTAGGCCTCTGATGGTTTTGTCTGTGCTGAACATGTACATTTTTCTTcctgtcattattccctgaaTAATATAGTCTAAGAACTGTTTACTAAGCATTTGCTTTGTGGTATTaaaagtcatctagagatgacttaaagcaTAGGGGAGCCATACATGGTGGCTGCACACTTCCAGTTCCAGTgagtcgggaggctgaggcagaaggattgcaa
This is a stretch of genomic DNA from Ictidomys tridecemlineatus isolate mIctTri1 chromosome 2, mIctTri1.hap1, whole genome shotgun sequence. It encodes these proteins:
- the Castor1 gene encoding cytosolic arginine sensor for mTORC1 subunit 1 isoform X1, encoding MELHILEHRVRVLSLARQGLWLYTHPLIKLLFLPRRSRCKFFSLTETPEDYTLMVDEEGFKELPPSEFLQVAEATWLVMNVSSHSGAAVQAAGVTKIARSVITPLAEHHVSVLMLSTYQTDFILVREQDLSVVIHTLAQEFDIYREVGGEPVPVARDDSSNGFPRAQHAGPSPTVHPIQSPQNRFCVLTLDPETLPAIATTLIDVLFYSHSAPKEVAPGSPEPSSIQFFAFSLIEGYISIVMDAETQKKFPSDLLLTSSSGEMWRMVRIGGQPLGFDECGIVAQIAGPLAAADISAYYISTFNFDHALVSTMSWGRGSWRETEAQNGGAIRKSQLGQAGHLGIPDWIQSWPSFLIICPQVPEDGINSVIAVLQRRPESLAS
- the Castor1 gene encoding cytosolic arginine sensor for mTORC1 subunit 1 isoform X2, whose protein sequence is MELHILEHRVRVLSLARQGLWLYTHPLIKLLFLPRRSRCKFFSLTETPEDYTLMVDEEGFKELPPSEFLQVAEATWLVMNVSSHSGAAVQAAGVTKIARSVITPLAEHHVSVLMLSTYQTDFILVREQDLSVVIHTLAQEFDIYREVGGEPVPVARDDSSNGFPRAQHGPSPTVHPIQSPQNRFCVLTLDPETLPAIATTLIDVLFYSHSAPKEVAPGSPEPSSIQFFAFSLIEGYISIVMDAETQKKFPSDLLLTSSSGEMWRMVRIGGQPLGFDECGIVAQIAGPLAAADISAYYISTFNFDHALVSTMSWGRGSWRETEAQNGGAIRKSQLGQAGHLGIPDWIQSWPSFLIICPQVPEDGINSVIAVLQRRPESLAS
- the Castor1 gene encoding cytosolic arginine sensor for mTORC1 subunit 1 isoform X6 — encoded protein: MELHILEHRVRVLSLARQGLWLYTHPLIKLLFLPRRSRCKFFSLTETPEDYTLMVDEEGFKELPPSEFLQVAEATWLVMNVSSHSGAAVQAAGVTKIARSVITPLAEHHVSVLMLSTYQTDFILVREQDLSVVIHTLAQEFDIYREVGGEPVPVARDDSSNGFPRAQHGPSPTVHPIQSPQNRFCVLTLDPETLPAIATTLIDVLFYSHSAPKEVAPGSPEPSSIQFFAFSLIEGYISIVMDAETQKKFPSDLLLTSSSGEMWRMVRIGGQPLGFDECGIVAQIAGPLAAADISAYYISTFNFDHALVPEDGINSVIAVLQRRPESLAS
- the Castor1 gene encoding cytosolic arginine sensor for mTORC1 subunit 1 isoform X5; this translates as MELHILEHRVRVLSLARQGLWLYTHPLIKLLFLPRRSRCKFFSLTETPEDYTLMVDEEGFKELPPSEFLQVAEATWLVMNVSSHSGAAVQAAGVTKIARSVITPLAEHHVSVLMLSTYQTDFILVREQDLSVVIHTLAQEFDIYREVGGEPVPVARDDSSNGFPRAQHAGPSPTVHPIQSPQNRFCVLTLDPETLPAIATTLIDVLFYSHSAPKEVAPGSPEPSSIQFFAFSLIEGYISIVMDAETQKKFPSDLLLTSSSGEMWRMVRIGGQPLGFDECGIVAQIAGPLAAADISAYYISTFNFDHALVPEDGINSVIAVLQRRPESLAS
- the Castor1 gene encoding cytosolic arginine sensor for mTORC1 subunit 1 isoform X3 → MELHILEHRVRVLSLARQGLWLYTHPLIKLLFLPRRSRCKFFSLTETPEDYTLMVDEEGFKELPPSEFLQVAEATWLVMNVSSHSGAAVQAAGVTKIARSVITPLAEHHVSVLMLSTYQTDFILVREQDLSVVIHTLAQEFDIYREVGGEPVPVARDDSSNGFPRAQHAGPSPTVHPIQSPQNRFCVLTLDPETLPAIATTLIDVLFYSHRFPSDLLLTSSSGEMWRMVRIGGQPLGFDECGIVAQIAGPLAAADISAYYISTFNFDHALVSTMSWGRGSWRETEAQNGGAIRKSQLGQAGHLGIPDWIQSWPSFLIICPQVPEDGINSVIAVLQRRPESLAS